A window of the Theileria parva strain Muguga chromosome 2, complete sequence, whole genome shotgun sequence genome harbors these coding sequences:
- a CDS encoding ADP-ribosylation factor family protein, whose product MEFKFFIKTFPFNVLRFSGKLLQLSLRLSFLIFKYIFRSTTDLYANLLDSFNRPCENILILGARNSGKSSLLYRIKLSEFISTSATGSIIEEELYLCRFCLVSSSICGHPKLQEYDKVKVKLYELGYNDPISTYQQQIQICNKIIYVVDSFGDFRYSEINKEILTMISEHSYHHNLPKYVIFLAKNDIFGGMNYQSIRKALEFPEQLNNRLMVVKGSSITGEGVFESLSFLLFDTRENNKTEKNDLIVL is encoded by the exons atggaatttaaattttttataaagaCTTTTCcatttaatgttttaagATTTAGCGGGAAACTTCTCCAATTATCCCTACGCCTTTCCTTTCTCATTTTCAAGTACATTTTCAGGTCAACAACTGACCTTTACGCAAATCTTCTTGATAGTTTCAATAGACCCTGCGAAAACATCCTAATCCTCGGGGCTAGAAACTCTGGCAAAAGCTCCCTTCTCTATCGCATTAAACTCTCTGAATTTATCTCCACG AGTGCCACCGGATCAATTATTGAAGAAGAACTGTATTTGTGTCGGTTCTGTCTCGTTTCCTCCTCAATTTGCGGTCACCCTAAACTTCAAGAATATGATAAAGTTAAAGTCAAACTCTACGAACTTGGCTATAATGATCCCATTTCAACCTATCAACAACAAATACaa ATATGTAATAAGATAATATATGTGGTTGACAGTTTTGGGGATTTCAGATACTCTGAGATAAACAAGGAAATTTTAACCATGATTTCAGAACACAGTTATCATCACAATTTGCCCAAATATGTTATCTTTCTCGCAAAAAAT GACATTTTCGGAGGAATGAACTATCAATCCATTAGAAAGGCACTTGAATTTCCCGAACAACTCAATAATAG ATTAATGGTAGTTAAGGGAAGCTCAATAACTGGTGAGGGAGTATTTGAATCTCTATCGTTTTTGTTATTTGATACTAGagaaaataacaaaacTGAGAAGAACGATTTAATTGTACTATaa
- the glkA gene encoding Protein kinase domain protein: protein MIKCEMNKNFALNNHTDYQIQSQTNYQTTYQNIIRYTFSDCPCPINPTLYTNPNNQPNTIVQLSCVNQQSSNNQLSGVNPGLGVYSDLCDKLIYILRNVGVGIKEIHDRGLIHRDLKPDNILVCSSIIDHIVNPKEIRICDLGSAKRNNNLVNDKCYKKSTPYICSRWYRAPELLFGSTHYGTPGVCVNMNFFIFSSAFGCICAEVLLLKPLFIPLVNCDSQQVLRILDILGSPSRYELEKMLKTVPREGIKEKAKELFKIYESNKKLDIIVDNLSKGNSKLEAIGLVAKLLLRWCPKDRISISEALEILNNC, encoded by the exons ATGATAAAGTGTGAGATGAACAAGAACTTTGCCTTAAATAACCATACTGACTACCAAATTCAATCACAAACTAACTACCAAACAACTTACCAAAACATTATTCGTTATACTTTTAGTGATTGTCCTTGTCCAATCAATCCAACACTTTACACCAATCCTAATAATCAACCAAATACTATTGTTCAACTGAGTTGTGTAAATCAACAGTCCTCCAACAATCAGTTGAGTGGTGTGAACCCTGGCCTTGGTGTTTACAGTGACTTATGTGACAAgttaatatacattttgCG AAATGTTGGTGTTGGTATTAAAGAAATACATGACAGAGGATTAATACACAGGGATTTGAAACCTGATAATATCTTGGTTTGTTCATcaatt ATTGATCATATTGTAAATCCTAAAGAAATTAGGATCTGTGATCTAG GATCTGCCAAAAGGAATAACAATTTAGTTAATGATAAATGTTATAAGAAATCAACTCCGTACATCTGTTCCAGATGGTACAGGGCTCCTGAATTGCTTTTCGGATCAACTCACTACGGG ACGCCTGGtgtatgtgtaaatatgaattttttcattttttcatCAGCTTTTGGGTGTATCTGTGCTGAAGTCCTACTACTGAAGCCACTGTTCATACCACTAGTAAA CTGTGATTCTCAGCAAGTCCTCAGAATTCTTGATATTCTAGGATCACCGTCCAG ATATGAATTGGAGAAGATGCTAAAAACAGTTCCAAGGGAAGGAATA AAGGAGAAGGCTAAGGAGCTGTTCAAGATTTACGAGTCTAATAAAAAACTTGATATAATCGTTGATAACTTATcaaaagg GAACTCGAAATTGGAGGCGATTGGATTGGTGGCCAAATTACTTCTCAGATG GTGCCCTAAGGATAGAATTTCCATATCAGAGGCTctagaaattttaaataattgttaa
- the CTP gene encoding Cytidylyltransferase family protein, protein MAENDDGRVYRIYSDGVFDMLHLGQMRHLEQAKKMFKNVYLIAGVTEDDETVRYKSHIVNTMVERAEMLRHIKWVDEVIAPCPWIITPDFFHKNKLDFVAHDDIPYSAVQKVSENKTKHCEDIYKWLKDEGKFKATYRTEGISTTECIIKILQNYEDFIDKFLKNGLKPSDLNIPITTGKSILLKKTILALVDKLSTQITQLTLTDEPLGAGFNDRIDLVRSSLFKAIAIWLNKHKIVLEDFKEIPYVDPAETVYSKSVTMEPVESIPKLNLPSGNLKDDEEVVVYTYGVFDLLHYGHARHFEYVKKMFARVKLIVGVLSDEDTVTCKGRLIQPLHIRAATLEHIKWVDEIVSPCPLELTQELIEKYRVDYVCHNDDPMINTESPLWCSLKNLERVIYVPKTVSMCTTSLMLNILKNYDLYLLRSLDRGVCRRELKLGYAKERSLKVKYSIKNFQKKLNDEIIQLTLMDKHIGHKFDKNVNVMVTKMQNAFDAWRRDYINFISEFVNYYRGFRQKMIKSA, encoded by the exons ATGGCAGAAAACGACGATGGAAGAGTTTATAGGATCTATTCCGATG GAGTGTTTGATATGTTACATCTTGGACAGATGCGCCATCTTGAGCAGGCGAAGAAGATGTTTAAGAACGTGTATTTGATCGCAGGGGTGACTGAGGACGATGAAACTGTCCGTTACAAGAGTCACATAGTCAACACGATGGTGGAGCGTGCAGAGATGTTGAGGCATATCAAATGGGTTGACGAAGTAATTGCTCCCTGTCCTTGGATTATCACACCTGATTTCTTTCATAAGAATAAACTTGACTTCGTCGCCCATGACGATATTCCCTACAGCGCTGTTCAGAAAGTTTCTGAAAACAAAACTAAACACTGTGAAGATATTTATAAATGGCTCAAAGATGAG GGTAAATTTAAGGCAACTTATCGTACTGAAGGCATTAGCACAACTGAATGTATTATCAAAATACTTCAGAATTACGAAGATTTCATCGACAA GTTTTTGAAGAATGGTTTGAAGCCTTCTGACCTTAACATTCCCATTACCACTGGAAAGTCCATTCTCCTAAAGAAAACCATACTCGCACTCGTTGACAAACTATCCACTCAAATCACTCAACTCACACTCACCGATGAACCTCTC GGTGCTGGGTTTAATGATCGTATTGACTTGGTGCGATCAAGTTTATTTAAGGCAATAGCAATTTGGCTGAATAAGCATAAGATAGTTTTAGAGGATTTTAAGGAAATTCCATATGTGGATCCTGCTGAGACTGTCTACAGCAAGTCAGTTACTATGGAACCAGTTGAGTCGATTCCAAAGCTCAACTTGCCATCCGGTAACTTGAAAGACGATGAGGAAGTTGTGGTGTACACTTATGGTGTCTTCGACCTTTTGCACTATGGACACGCCAGGCACTTTGAATATGTTAAGAAGATGTTCGCCCGTGTTAAGTTAATTGTTGGGGTTTTGAGTGATGAGGATACTGTCACATGCAAGGGCAGGCTCATACAGCCGCTGCACATAAGAGCTGCAACCCTCGAACACATTAAGTGGGTTGACGAAATCGTATCGCCTTGCCCTCTTGAACTTACTCAAGAGTTAATCGAGAAGTACAGGGTAGATTATGTTTGTCACAACGATGACCCGATGATCAATACTGAGAGTCCTTTGTGGTGCAGCTTGAAGAACCTTGAGAGAGTGATCTACGTTCCTAAAACCGTCTCGATGTGTACCACATCGCTCATGTTGAACATTCTCAAGAATTatgatttatatttactGCGTTCGCTTGATCGCGGCGTTTGCAGACGTGAGCTGAAGCTTGGGTATGCCAAGGAAAGGTCACTCAAGGTCAAGTATTCCATTAAAAACTTTCAAAAGAAGTTAAATGATGAAATCATACAATTAACACTAATGGACAAACATATT ggTCATAAGTTTGATAAGAATGTGAATGTTATGGTGACTAAAATGCAGAATGCCTTTGATGCCTGGAGAAGGGACTATATTAACTTCATCTCggaatttgtaaattactATCGAGGATTTAGACAAAAAATGATCAAATCCGCTTAA
- the ASNAP2 gene encoding soluble N-ethylmaleimide-sensitive factor Attachment Protein), with product MSTPQELEKQAKKCSRKFFFSFFGDSTEEAQELYNQAGNKYKVLRQWKDACRCYNEAAKLCEKNKDSIFLASNLVEVSACMRKIDPMSKDFVKPLLRATQVYSSQGRFSQTGRIFKNLAENFEEQLDYESAMKFYKKASESYELDEYGKVSSAQSLLKYADLASCITDSYEEPIRIYEEEGRKNIKNELLKYGVKDLLFKAGVLRVLSADATDARIAFDKYCTWDSKFGSSREGKLLNSLIEAFDVGDFTKLQDELRDFESLGRLDNWKIKVLYKLKEKMEGASSGVAPENDSEYVDLT from the exons ATGTCGACACCTCAGGAGCTTGAGAAACAGGCTAAAAAATGTAGCAGGAAGTTTTTCTTTAGTTTTTTTGGCGATTCAACTGAGGAAGCTCAAGAATTATACAACCAGGCTGGAAATAAATACAAAGTTTTACGCCAAT GGAAAGACGCCTGCAGGTGTTATAATGAAGCTGCAAAATTATGCGAGAAGAACAAGGATAGTATCTTTTTGGCCTCAAACCTAGTCGAGGTTTCAGCCTGCATGAGGAAAATCGATCCCATGT CTAAAGACTTTGTGAAGCCGCTGTTGAGAGCAACTCAAGTGTATAGTAGTCAGGGTCGGTTTTCTCAAACTGGCCGCATATTTAAGAACCTGGCAGAGAACTTTGAGGAACAACTGGACTATGAAAGTGCCATGAAGTTCTACAAAAAGGCTTCGGAATCTTATGAACTCGACGAATATGGCAAGGTTTCAAGTGCACAATCACTTTTAAAATACGCTGATCTTGCGTCTTGTATTACTGATTCCTATGAAGAACCTATAAGA atatATGAAGAGGAGGGTAGAAAGAATATTAAGAACGAGTTGTTGAAGTATGGTGTTAAGGATTTGCTGTTTAAGGCCGGTGTACTTCGTGTTTTAAGTGCGGACGCTACTGACGCCAGAATCgcttttgataaatattgCACTTGGGATTCTAAATTCGGCTCCAGTAGGGAAGGAAAATTACTTAAT TCGTTAATTGAAGCGTTTGATGTTGGAGACTTTACAAAATTACAAGATGAACT gAGGGATTTTGAGTCACTGGGAAGACTTGATAATTGGAAGATAAAAGTTTTATACAAA tTGAAGGAGAAGATGGAGGGTGCTTCTTCTGGAGTTGCTCCTGAGAATGATTCAGAATATGTTGATTTGAcataa
- the Trmt61a gene encoding tRNA methyltransferase complex GCD14 subunit family protein: MKIEPGDPVILFSGPNNIYFSQIPKEDQKIPNKQSEANVKNKRLIHNKKGIFDLASCIGKFYGQKLFWDENNKKHWVVLLKPTPELITKSIIHRTQILYRADISLIVLLLDLMPGKRVLECGTGSGSLSYALASSVAPNGHVFTFDFHPQRIQYSMDLFEKTKISDLITVTETDAYSDNAFLVNDPTHSVTEHSIDSVFLDIPSPWNCIHNVTSVIKHFGKLVIFIPSIEQCNKITECLHSSGYMLIRTFEVLTKPWGISFTNSDTADSDDEDPVVTGKQVDNTENLGEYVNYQLPQFNHTGYITVATSNIY; this comes from the exons ATGAAGATTGAGCCTGGAGATCCTGTAATCCTGTTCTCAGGacctaataatatttatttttctcaAATTCCAAAAGAAGATCAGAAAATCCCTAACAAGCAATCCGAAGCCAATGTAAAAAACAAGAGATtaatacataataaaaaagGAATCTTCGATCTAGCTTCTTGTATAGGAAAATTTTATGGACAAAAA TTATTCTGGGAtgagaataataaaaaacacTGGGTTGTATTACTTAAACCTACTCCTGAACTTATCACTAAATCCATAATACATCGAACACAAATCTTA TATAGAGCTGATATATCATTAATCGTATTATTACTTGATTTAATGCCTGGGAAGCGTGTACTTGAATGCG GCACTGGTTCTGGTTCCTTAAGTTACGCTTTAGCTTCTTCAGTTGCTCCTAATGGCCATGTTTTTACTTTTGATTTTCATCCACAACGAATTCAATATTCCAT GGATTTATTCgaaaaaacaaaaatttcCGATTTGATAACTGTAACTGAGACTGATGCATATTCTGATAATGCGTTTTTGGTCAATGATCCAACTCATTCAGTCACTGAACACTCAATTGATTCTGTTTTCTTAGACATTCCATCGCCTTGGAATTGTATACATAATGTTACAAGCGTTATTAAG CATTTTGGGAAGTTAGTGATTTTTATACCATCAATAGAACAgtgtaataaaataacagaGTGTTTACACAGTAGCGGTTACATGC TTATTCGAACATTCGAAGTTTTAACAAAGCCCTGGGGAATCAGCTTTACAAACTCTGATACCGCCGATTCAGACGATGAGGATCCAGTTGTTACTGGTAAGCAGGTGGATAATACTGAGAATTTGGGagaatatgtaaattatcaattgcCACAGTTTAACCATACAGGATACATTACAGTAGCAACATCTAACATATATTAA
- a CDS encoding putative integral membrane protein, whose protein sequence is MDSCKSAKLVDSFDNSFYSEKNLYKKDRNLSDSLGDNLVYELKQLDSTLDDLFLTTNQQLNTHYSIHKFRLKVSRRISSFSSILKSLSRQCESLSNSQQRVKLFTLHQFYNDRLMKHKNRLSEWWSRNERRYHDLYLSSRMGAYEPSDVSENGDSDGDEGFITKKLKDTRNMMISQINQMDAAEPSLLQSSQYITQQVYILNLLKNKFRSVKITFNIVKRSAIKRYGVVRTCYFFFFGTCIFIFIRRIKILRLFNFVVRVVKIPVKYFKRKYPVNNVEF, encoded by the exons ATGGATTCTTGTAAATCTGCCAAGTTGGTGGATTCTTTTGATAATTCCTTCTACTCTGAGAAGAACTTATACAAGAAGGACCGAAACCTCTCTGACTCACTCGGCGATAACTTGGTTTATGAACTCAAACAACTCGACTCGACCCTTGATGATCTTTTTCTTACCACTAATCAACAACttaatacacattattcaATACACAag tttCGCCTAAAGGTATCAAGGCGTATAAGTTCATTttcttcaattttaaagagTTTGTCGCGGCAATGTGAGTCTCTTTCAAACTCGCAACAAAGAGTTAAGCTATTCACTTTACATCAGTTCTACAATGACAGACTCATGAA GCATAAGAATAGATTGAGTGAGTGGTGGTCGAGGAATGAGCGTCGTTACCATGATTTATATCTATCATC AAGAATGGGTGCGTACGAGCCAAGTGATGTTTCTGAGAATGGGGACTCGGACGGTGATGAAGGTTTCATCACTAAAAAACTTAAGGACACCAGGAATATGATGATCTCACAAATCAATCAAATGGACGCAGCTGAACCTTCACTCCTTCAATCTTCACaatatattacacaacAAGTTTATATTCTCAACT tATTGAAGAATAAGTTTAGAAGCGTGAAGATAACTTTTAACATAGTAAAAAGAAG TGCTATAAAGAGATATGGAGTGGTTAGAACCTGCTACTTTTTCTTTTTTGGCACTTGCattttcatcttcatccGCAGAATCAAAATCCTAAGATTATTCAATTTT GTGGTGAGAGTAGTTAAAATCCCCGTCAAGTATTTCAAGAGGAAATATCCAGTAAATAACGttgaattttaa
- a CDS encoding Myb-like DNA-binding domain protein, giving the protein MSDNKEISQLIGTDGVRPSSNLDSCRLHSFYSNLPLYRKKYDWNVPKWTESDLVKLHKLVRTTVISHLSEKIDELTDKLTYIENKRLSEILKLLSSRLLYLIYLNFDFSILARKLANLVISDEYDQFLQSLLHSYSVYKGFESIYLPNRPKFQGLDLSVFWDTVASSFNSDLKGNMANKLSTDCCIKFINSTSSGVLLTDVSPSDFQRIEQFLTESHDFNKFVENSVYLGVSVYQYMKVFLHRTRTRTRNWTSNEESVLLDLVSSASCSPDPSHTSGRTGIPWRKISSKIPGKNPEQCRLRYRQISNKRASDTPFMKKDLFRLKLLMSAFGRNWSRISELMPGRSSRQCRDKVLECTRYTKDNALESLEYFRKLLTEYSSPESSESNPNLSLERPMFVSRYWNYFDWLGIHLFKVLSLTRNEHLLQILYELYFSDEINRRININFKPDRVQYLTKCTGAQIFAVSNFLQLIAAQEDDINYEKRCSKDERVNFENFDEPKEFEYLKDSLLNILKTLWP; this is encoded by the exons ATGAGTGATAATAAGGAAATATCGCAATTGATTGGGACTGATGGAGTTCGTCCGAGTTCAAATTTGGACTCTTGTCGTCTTCATTCTTTTTACTctaatttacccttatATCGCAAGAAATACGACTGGAATGTACCTAAATGGACTGAGTCAGACCTTGTAAAGCTTCACAAACTGGTTCGTACTACTGTAATTTCTCATTTATCTGAGAAAATCGACGAGTTAACTGACAAACTAACTTACATCGAGAATAAAAGACTGTCTGAAATACTTAAGCTTCTTTCATCCAGACTCCTTTATCTAATTTACCTCAACTTTGATTTCTCAATACTGGCGAGAAAATTAGCTAATCTTGTCATAAGTGATGAGTATGACCAGTTTTTACAAAGTTTACTTCATTCTTATAGTGTTTACAAGGGTTTTGAGAGCATTTACTTACCCAATAGACCCAAATTTCAAGGGCTTGATCTTTCAGTTTTCTGGGATACAGTAGCTAGTTCCTTTAATTCTGATCTTAAAGGGAATATGGCCAATAAATTATCCACAGACTGCTGCATCAAGTTCATCAACTCAACCAGTTCTGGTGTTCTTCTCACTGATGTCTCACCTTCAGATTTTCAAAGGATTGAACAATTTCTCACAGAATCACACGATTTCAACAA GTTTGTGGAGAACTCAGTGTATTTGGGTGTATCTGTGTATCAGTATATGAAGGTATTTTTGCACAGGACTAGGACTAGGACTCGTAATTGGACCTCCAATGAGGAATCTGTTCTATTGGACCTCGTTTCTTCAGCAAGCTGCTCTCCTGACCCCTCACATACGTCTGGCCGCACGGGCATTCCTTGGCGGAAAATCTCATCCAAAATCCCTGGAAAAAATCCAGAGCAGTGTAGACTCAGATATCGACAAATCTCAAAC AAAAGAGCCAGTGACACACCATTTATGAAGAAGGATTTGTTCAGATTAAAGCTATTGATGAGTGCTTTTGGAAGAAATTGGTCTAGAATTTCTGAGTTAATGCCAGGTCGTTCATCTCGTCAATGTAGGGATAAGGTTCTTGAATGCACACGCTACACGAAAGATAATGCACTTGAATCTCTTGAATATTTTAGGAAACTGTTAACTGAGTATTCATCTCCGGAGTCCTCAGAGTCTAATCCTAATCTGAGTTTGGAAAGACCTATGTTTGTTTCTCGATATTGGAATTACTTTGACTGGCTTGGTATTCACCTATTCAAGGTTTTGTCTCTTACTCGAAATGAACACCTCCTTCAAATCCTCTACGAGTTATATTTCTCTGATGAGATTAACCGACGAATCAACATCAACTTTAAGCCAGACCGTGTTCAATACTTAACTAAGTGTACAGGCGCCCAAATCTTTGCAGTCTCAAATTTTCTCCAACTTATCGCAGCTCAGGAGGATGATATAAACTATGAAAAG AGATGTAGTAAAGATGAAAGAGTTaattttgagaattttGATGAACCAAAGGAGTTTGAATACTTGAAAGATTCACTTTTAAATATTCTTAAAACACTTTGGCCTTGA
- the PRPF40A gene encoding WW domain protein, with amino-acid sequence MSSQSLWTEHVSKDGRKYYYNQKTKKSQWEKPNELKTEQELIIEAKTKWRTFATAEGKVFYYNTETKESVWEVPEEVKNLLAEDNLLGTVQDNTKAAFMTFLESFNFTQKTTWDNALKLLEADPKWPVFSILSKGDKKQLFSEFCSQIHRRKQEEQRKKKGMLEEVMIRELLNWEELSYATVYADFSKQFHTAEWWDWGDEVTRDAIFQEFMEREENKLKKKRKETKIAAMDTLIDVMTKDYTQELIPWETAKAKYLGFQGLYNIDVLNSHKYVFKEVFAQKYKEAQRTSFRLQRKIRQRFLTFLQTMVEKGEIDKNTKFSDFISNHSTEAVYVDLVGQAGSTPIDLFTEIQQSLVSKEGSVES; translated from the exons ATGAGTTCTCAATCTTTGTGGACTGAACATGTTTCCAAAGATGGAAGGAAATACTATTACAATCAAAAG ACTAAGAAATCGCAATGGGAGAAGCCAAATGAACTGAAAACTGAACAAGAATTAATAATAGAGGCTAAAACTAAGTGGCGTACCTTTGCAACTGCCGAGGGTAAGGTATTTTACTACAACACCGAGACCAAAGAGAGTGTTTGGGAGGTACCTGAAGAGGTTAAGAATCTGTTGGCAGAAGATAATCTCCTTGGAACAGTCCAAGATAATACCAAGGCAGCCTTCATGACCTTCCTCGAGagctttaattttactcaaaAAACTACATGGGATAATGCTCTCAAATTATTAGAAGCGGATCCTAA ATGGCCTGtattttcaatattatcAAAGGGAGATAAGAAGCAGTTGTTTTCTGAGTTTTGTAGCCAAATTCACCGTCGAAAACAAGAGGAACAGAGGAAGAAGAAGGGTATGCTAGAGGAGGTGATGATTCGTGAGTTGCTGAACTGGGAAGAGTTGTCTTACGCTACGGTTTACGCAGATTTTTCGAAGCAGTTTCACACCGCTGAGTGGTGGGACTGGGGTGACGAAGTTACCAGGGATGCTATCTTTCAGGAATTCATGGAAAGGGAGGAGAATAAACTGAAGAAAAAGCGTAAGGAGACAAAAATCGCAGCCATGGACACTCTAATTGACGTCATGACTAAGGACTACACTCAGGAACTTATTCCCTGGGAAACCGCCAAGGCCAAGTATCTTGGCTTTCAAGGCCTTTACAACATCGATGTGCTTAACTCTCACAAATATGTATTTAAAGAGGTTTTCGCTCAGAAATATAAGGAAGCTCAGAGGACTTCCTTTAGATTACAACGGAAAATTAGGCAAagatttttaacatttttacag ACCATGGTCGAGAAGGGAGAGATAGATAAGAATACTAAATTTTCCGATTTTATTTCTAATCACTCTACCGAGGCTGTTTATGTTGATCTTGTTGGTCAGGCCGGATCAACTCCAATTGATTTGTTCACTGAAATTCAGCAATCATTG GTGAGTAAGGAGGGATCAGTGGAATCATGA
- the CDIPT gene encoding CDP-alcohol phosphatidyltransferase family protein has translation MEAKRPRLLNKPNFITSFRVLLFCTSFLYYKTKPLYFLGFYVSSVVLDMVDGEVARKYGESTIFGAMFDSLFDRMTTAFVYMHLAMKYPKYFLFFYFVLVWDVVGHWAHNYVCCLLGNTNHKKIDGFFLLKMYYEKRPLMGTSIVCFETFFLSLYYLTFTKPGTNLHNFVRFLLYGSLPLAAFKAFTNTAQFFYASKRLSNYEVEQFDLKAGAR, from the exons atGGAGGCAAAAAGGCCTagattattaaataaaccCAATTTCATAA cttCCTTCAGGGTGTTATTGTTTTGCACCTCATTTCTGTACTATAAGACTAAACCGCTCTACTTTTTGGGATTCTATGTTTCAAGTGTCGTCCTTGATATGGTTGATGGTGAAGTCGCCAGGAAATATGGTGAAT CAACAATTTTTGGAGCAATGTTCGATTCGTTATTTGACAGGATGACCACTGCATTCGTCTATATGCACTTAGCCATGAAATACCCCAAATACTTTCTCT TTTTCTATTTTGTGCTTGTATGGGATGTTGTTGGTCACTGGGCTCATAACTACGT ATGTTGCTTATTGGGAAATACAAACCACAAGAAAATTGATGGATTCTTCCTTCTCAAGATGTACTACGAAAAAAGAC CATTGATGGGAACTTCCATTGTATGTTTTGAAACATTTTTCCTGTCACTGTATTACCTCACCTTCACCAAACCAGGAACCAACCTTCACAATTTTG tacGATTTTTGCTATATGGATCACTCCCACTTGCCGCCTTCAAAGCT tttACGAATACGGCCCAATTTTTTTACGCCTCAAAGCGCCTTTCTAACTATGAAGTCGAGCAGTTTGACTTGAAAGCCGGTGCTCGTTAA